In the Candidatus Saccharimonas aalborgensis genome, one interval contains:
- a CDS encoding GNAT family N-acetyltransferase, producing the protein MTQTSSSHFRWPGDIFGGKAIELAGRVVHPEYQGLGIATDLLTRLVANEKPLYLTTYTRNPAILRMMRHVTSSLAPLDDDHELMALAAAQPHASLRGNVTYHMNRYSEAGLFQGNDPADRPATKGGVPLKEQFPALQSVRHALVVAARVKEEYER; encoded by the coding sequence ATGACTCAAACCAGCTCATCGCATTTTCGATGGCCCGGAGACATCTTTGGCGGTAAAGCGATTGAGCTTGCGGGGCGAGTTGTTCACCCAGAGTATCAAGGACTCGGGATTGCAACTGACTTACTAACACGACTCGTTGCAAATGAAAAACCACTCTATCTGACAACCTACACGCGAAACCCCGCGATACTGCGTATGATGCGTCATGTGACCTCATCACTTGCGCCGCTCGATGATGATCATGAATTGATGGCACTTGCCGCGGCTCAACCCCACGCATCGCTACGAGGCAATGTAACATATCATATGAACCGATATAGCGAAGCAGGGTTGTTTCAAGGCAATGATCCTGCAGATAGACCCGCGACAAAAGGTGGAGTACCATTAAAAGAACAATTCCCAGCACTCCAGAGCGTGCGTCATGCGCTCGTAGTGGCTGCTCGGGTCAAAGAGGAGTATGAGAGATGA
- the rpmG gene encoding 50S ribosomal protein L33 produces the protein MAKKTNTKRKIIALVSDLTGHRTYVTRKNTQNTPDKLTLKKYDPKARKHATYVETKKSLGRNEVKPRKG, from the coding sequence ATGGCAAAGAAAACGAATACCAAGCGAAAGATCATTGCTCTCGTCAGCGACCTGACGGGTCATCGCACGTATGTGACACGCAAAAATACCCAAAATACTCCCGATAAACTAACGCTCAAGAAATACGACCCAAAGGCCCGCAAGCACGCCACCTACGTCGAGACAAAGAAATCTCTGGGTCGAAACGAAGTCAAGCCGCGTAAGGGCTAG
- a CDS encoding glycoside hydrolase family 15 protein: protein MARPIVLSNGELHVGINKYALVHDFYYPYVGLENHAAGRSLRHHVGIWADGTISWLDDDTWEFDYSYPHQALIGHIVARNHTLGIILEFDDTVDAEMSVFMRNVHIINMRETVRDLRLFFHQAFVIGDSRSNTDTAQYLPDADAILHYRGRRAFIVSAQDDNHAVFDQYSIGLFDIEGREGTFRDADDGELSMCPVEHGRVDSTIRFKLDLQPHSSLRVHYWIACGSSTREALYIHRQVAKQGINARLDRTNKWWHEWLKPAKATAEKIDAAHRDMFIKSVMLVKSHIDKRGAVIASTDTAMLNYWRDAYGYCWPRDGAYALWPLIRMGYKDEAYRFFEFCRRGLSSGGYLMHKYRADGALGSSWHPYVHEHGVVAPPIQEDETALTLFVFSQYYHLHEDENLLKEFYEPMILPMANFLASYIDTRTGLPKPTYDLWEETFITSTYTTAVVYAALQAAADLAEKRDDADSVVAWRAAADDIRLAAVKHLYNADVGVFRKGLIVNEADEVVYNETIDLSSFFGSFMFGLFAVDSDEVSQSAKTIQRVFGLDQAHPGVPRYQNDNYRRAHAETPGNLWFVTSLWMAQYYLETSLPDEAMNVLNWVRDSAWATGVMTEQLDPLTHREVSIAPLTWSQAEYLSTLLDTIPEAVV from the coding sequence ATGGCGAGACCAATTGTACTGAGTAATGGTGAACTCCATGTTGGTATCAATAAGTACGCGCTTGTCCATGACTTCTATTACCCGTATGTTGGGTTAGAAAACCATGCTGCAGGACGCTCGCTTCGCCACCATGTCGGCATATGGGCGGATGGCACGATCTCATGGCTCGATGACGATACGTGGGAGTTTGACTATAGCTATCCTCACCAGGCACTTATAGGACACATCGTGGCGCGAAACCACACGTTAGGTATCATACTTGAGTTTGATGATACCGTTGATGCTGAGATGAGTGTATTTATGCGAAACGTACACATTATCAATATGCGTGAAACTGTACGTGATCTTCGACTGTTTTTTCATCAAGCGTTTGTGATAGGTGACTCACGCAGCAATACTGACACCGCTCAATATTTGCCGGATGCCGATGCGATATTGCATTATCGCGGACGCCGTGCATTTATTGTTTCGGCCCAGGACGACAATCATGCCGTCTTTGATCAGTACAGTATCGGGCTATTTGATATCGAAGGCAGAGAAGGTACGTTTCGTGATGCTGACGACGGTGAACTTAGCATGTGCCCAGTTGAGCACGGTCGAGTTGACTCAACGATACGATTTAAGCTTGACCTGCAACCACATAGTTCGCTACGTGTGCACTATTGGATCGCATGCGGTTCGTCTACGAGAGAAGCCCTTTATATCCATCGTCAAGTGGCAAAACAAGGCATCAACGCACGGCTTGATCGCACCAACAAATGGTGGCATGAATGGCTCAAACCAGCCAAGGCTACCGCCGAAAAAATTGATGCTGCGCATCGCGACATGTTCATTAAATCAGTGATGCTCGTTAAGTCTCATATCGATAAACGCGGAGCAGTTATCGCCAGTACCGACACGGCCATGCTCAACTATTGGCGAGATGCCTATGGGTATTGTTGGCCGCGCGATGGGGCCTACGCACTCTGGCCACTAATCCGAATGGGTTATAAAGACGAGGCTTACCGTTTCTTTGAGTTTTGCCGCCGTGGGCTGAGCTCTGGTGGCTATCTGATGCATAAGTATCGTGCCGACGGTGCACTGGGGAGTAGTTGGCATCCCTATGTCCATGAACATGGCGTGGTTGCGCCCCCAATTCAGGAGGATGAGACTGCGCTGACGCTGTTTGTATTTAGCCAATATTATCACCTTCATGAAGATGAGAATCTGCTCAAAGAGTTTTATGAACCAATGATTTTGCCAATGGCAAATTTTTTGGCATCATATATCGATACTCGGACTGGGCTTCCAAAGCCGACCTATGATCTGTGGGAGGAAACATTTATCACTTCGACATATACGACGGCCGTGGTTTATGCGGCACTTCAGGCAGCCGCCGATTTGGCTGAGAAGCGTGATGATGCGGATAGTGTTGTCGCCTGGAGGGCGGCGGCTGATGATATCCGCTTGGCTGCGGTGAAGCATTTGTACAATGCTGACGTTGGAGTGTTTCGAAAGGGTCTTATAGTCAACGAAGCCGATGAGGTTGTATACAATGAGACAATTGATCTATCGAGCTTTTTTGGGTCATTTATGTTTGGGCTATTCGCCGTTGATAGCGATGAAGTAAGTCAATCGGCCAAAACAATCCAGCGCGTCTTTGGTCTTGATCAAGCCCACCCAGGTGTTCCTCGATATCAAAACGATAACTATCGTCGTGCCCATGCGGAGACACCAGGAAATCTTTGGTTCGTTACCTCATTGTGGATGGCCCAATATTACCTCGAGACAAGTTTACCCGACGAAGCGATGAATGTACTCAACTGGGTACGCGATTCGGCGTGGGCAACAGGCGTGATGACGGAACAACTCGACCCTCTCACACACAGAGAAGTATCGATTGCCCCCCTAACATGGAGTCAGGCTGAGTATCTGTCGACTCTCCTCGATACCATTCCCGAGGCGGTCGTATGA
- a CDS encoding AAA family ATPase, with amino-acid sequence MAAIRRLKQTTPHGLLLVGPTGVGLMTAARGIAGTAIAGVISPTTVDGQPDNEKGVIRVEQIRELYRQTRTIAPHDQVYILDQADTMNHSAQNAFLKLLEEPNEHIKFILLAHKPQLLLATVLSRVQQVTVLPIDRTQSRQLLNSLGITDESTIQKMLFLAEGLPGELTRLVEDTAYFSVQAKNIGDARILLQGSAYEKVVLIHNYATDRTAALTLLQSALIIMKRSLSSAPTKELIERCEQYAAAHSAISANGNVRIHLLSLVV; translated from the coding sequence GTGGCGGCAATTCGCCGCCTAAAGCAAACCACTCCTCATGGGCTCCTCCTGGTGGGCCCAACAGGAGTAGGCCTTATGACGGCCGCCCGAGGCATCGCCGGTACAGCTATTGCGGGTGTCATCTCACCGACCACAGTCGACGGTCAACCTGACAACGAAAAAGGTGTCATTCGCGTCGAACAAATTCGCGAGCTCTATCGTCAAACACGCACCATCGCGCCCCATGACCAGGTATATATACTTGATCAAGCTGATACAATGAACCATTCTGCGCAAAATGCCTTCCTAAAACTACTTGAGGAACCAAACGAGCACATCAAGTTCATCTTGCTCGCACACAAGCCTCAGCTGTTACTTGCCACAGTTTTGTCACGCGTCCAACAGGTAACAGTACTACCCATTGACCGCACTCAGTCGCGTCAGCTGTTGAATTCTCTCGGTATAACAGACGAGTCGACAATACAGAAAATGCTTTTTTTGGCCGAGGGTCTTCCAGGTGAACTCACCAGGCTTGTCGAGGATACGGCGTACTTTTCTGTTCAAGCAAAAAATATAGGTGATGCCCGTATACTATTACAGGGGTCTGCGTACGAAAAAGTAGTGTTGATCCATAATTATGCGACCGATAGAACTGCAGCCCTCACTCTGCTCCAAAGCGCACTTATCATCATGAAACGATCGTTGTCATCGGCACCTACAAAAGAACTGATCGAGCGCTGCGAGCAGTATGCTGCCGCGCATAGTGCCATCTCCGCCAACGGGAACGTCCGTATCCACCTCCTCTCACTCGTGGTATAA
- a CDS encoding NUDIX domain-containing protein — MQLQIGVKVIITDESGNTLVLQRAKSDQHDIAETWDIPGGRINVDESLETALKRELHEKLE, encoded by the coding sequence ATGCAACTCCAAATTGGCGTCAAAGTTATTATAACCGACGAATCTGGCAATACGCTGGTTCTTCAACGCGCAAAAAGCGATCAGCATGATATTGCCGAGACATGGGATATTCCTGGGGGCCGGATCAACGTGGACGAATCGCTCGAGACAGCGCTCAAAAGAGAGTTACACGAGAAATTGGAGTAG
- a CDS encoding tetratricopeptide repeat protein, giving the protein MLGLLLILILGIWTVSRQQTVIEAAADIPQKLSIKLERLWDIAQESLKERKYLRAEKALLTILRVDERNATAYNRLGILYAKQQAYSDAIECFEIAQSLEPSASSLHNVGLIYYETAHYDKAALAFEQALAMEDSLASRYIAYAKVQEKLGNDKKMIESLERAADIEPSIQSYHILADAYDRLGETEKSVELRDKIQKAIASKNPPAKSVQQVRKVVM; this is encoded by the coding sequence ATGCTAGGGCTACTTCTTATACTTATCCTCGGAATCTGGACTGTGTCTCGCCAGCAAACTGTTATAGAGGCAGCAGCGGACATCCCTCAAAAGTTGTCTATTAAACTTGAACGGCTGTGGGACATCGCGCAGGAATCACTAAAGGAGCGAAAATATCTTAGAGCCGAAAAAGCGTTGTTGACTATTTTACGTGTCGACGAACGAAATGCCACCGCCTACAACCGTCTCGGCATCCTCTACGCCAAACAGCAAGCGTATTCCGATGCGATCGAATGTTTTGAGATCGCACAAAGTCTCGAGCCAAGTGCAAGCAGCCTGCATAATGTTGGCTTGATATACTACGAAACAGCACACTACGACAAGGCGGCACTTGCCTTTGAGCAAGCGCTGGCTATGGAGGATAGTCTAGCCTCACGTTATATCGCCTACGCGAAAGTACAGGAGAAGCTGGGGAATGATAAAAAAATGATCGAGTCGCTTGAACGCGCAGCGGATATTGAACCCAGTATTCAGTCATACCATATCCTTGCAGATGCCTACGATCGCTTAGGTGAAACCGAAAAGTCAGTTGAACTACGTGATAAAATCCAAAAAGCCATTGCAAGCAAAAACCCACCTGCAAAATCAGTACAGCAAGTACGAAAAGTGGTGATGTGA
- the trpS gene encoding tryptophan--tRNA ligase, protein MTKQVILTGIRANNDLHIGNYFGAMLPIIDMAKTRSDEFDINLFIPDLHSFTTPIDHSTLNESIMNNARVFVAAGLPLDNDAIHLYRQSYVPAHSELTWIADCFTGMGEMGRMIQYKEKSYKSGEDQVSVGLFNYPVLMACDILLYNAAYVPVGDDQTQHLEFTRDIAERMNNRFGEVFTVPEPVVRQHAFFGKDQGLRIKDLLDPSKKMSKSDETGKGVIFLSDDPEVARKKIMGATTDDKANIQYDKVNQPGIANLIDILALLRNTSPLEVEAEFKGSQRYGDFKQVVADEMAEFLRSFQERLQSVDDQLILHKLETSEAAMNDVANSTLLRVQRAIGLRA, encoded by the coding sequence ATGACAAAGCAAGTTATTCTCACTGGTATTCGTGCCAACAACGACCTCCACATCGGCAACTATTTCGGAGCGATGCTCCCGATCATCGATATGGCAAAGACTCGTTCAGACGAGTTTGATATCAATCTTTTTATCCCCGATCTTCATAGTTTCACAACCCCAATAGACCACTCGACTCTCAATGAAAGCATCATGAATAACGCCCGTGTGTTTGTCGCAGCCGGACTACCACTCGATAATGATGCGATCCACCTGTATCGTCAGAGCTATGTGCCAGCTCACAGTGAGTTGACATGGATAGCAGACTGCTTCACTGGCATGGGTGAGATGGGTCGCATGATCCAATACAAAGAAAAATCATACAAGTCAGGTGAAGATCAGGTAAGTGTAGGATTATTTAATTATCCAGTACTTATGGCGTGCGATATTTTGCTTTACAATGCCGCCTATGTGCCCGTTGGTGATGACCAAACCCAACATCTTGAGTTTACCCGTGATATCGCCGAGCGTATGAACAATCGCTTTGGTGAAGTATTTACGGTACCCGAGCCTGTTGTTCGACAGCACGCGTTCTTTGGTAAAGATCAGGGGTTGCGTATTAAAGACCTGCTCGATCCGAGCAAAAAAATGAGCAAAAGCGACGAAACAGGCAAGGGCGTGATCTTTCTCAGTGATGATCCTGAGGTTGCGCGTAAAAAAATCATGGGCGCCACCACTGATGATAAGGCCAATATTCAGTACGACAAAGTCAACCAACCAGGGATTGCAAACTTGATCGACATCCTGGCCCTTCTCCGTAATACATCACCCCTAGAAGTAGAAGCCGAGTTCAAGGGGAGCCAGCGATACGGGGACTTCAAGCAAGTTGTGGCAGATGAAATGGCAGAATTCCTCCGCAGTTTTCAGGAACGCTTACAGAGCGTTGACGACCAGCTGATCCTCCACAAGCTAGAAACCAGCGAGGCAGCTATGAATGACGTTGCAAATAGCACGCTACTCCGTGTTCAGCGAGCCATAGGCTTGAGAGCATAA
- the rplM gene encoding 50S ribosomal protein L13 codes for MKTFIQKPADVTRRWILIDATSAPLGRVATEVAKYLIGKYKPTYTPHVDGGDYVIVINAKDTVVTGEKETDKIYYRHSGFPGGIKDAQLKEVREKFPERIIENAVRGMLPKNKLSPERMARLRVFSGSEHTHEAQKPEKVEVR; via the coding sequence ATGAAAACCTTTATCCAAAAACCTGCCGATGTCACGAGGCGCTGGATTCTGATCGATGCAACGTCTGCACCATTGGGACGTGTTGCAACAGAAGTGGCAAAGTACCTCATTGGCAAGTACAAACCCACCTATACGCCCCACGTTGACGGTGGCGACTACGTAATCGTCATCAACGCCAAAGACACTGTTGTCACTGGCGAAAAAGAGACTGATAAGATTTACTATCGTCACAGTGGTTTCCCCGGTGGTATCAAAGATGCACAGCTCAAGGAAGTTCGTGAAAAGTTTCCCGAGAGGATTATCGAGAATGCCGTCCGTGGCATGCTCCCCAAGAATAAGCTCTCTCCTGAACGTATGGCGCGACTGCGTGTGTTTAGTGGAAGCGAGCACACCCATGAGGCGCAAAAACCAGAGAAAGTTGAGGTACGATAA
- the rpsI gene encoding 30S ribosomal protein S9, which translates to MAETKKYDYGLGRRKSATARARLVKGKGAIVINDKPALEYLSGNKAMMAEVTDPLAVAGKQQDFDVTIKVSGGGLSGQVDAIKVAIAKAITVGAPDLRSVLKKAGFMKRDPREKERKKYGLRSARKREQYSKR; encoded by the coding sequence ATGGCTGAAACCAAGAAATATGACTATGGCCTCGGTCGCCGTAAAAGCGCAACAGCGCGCGCACGGCTTGTAAAGGGCAAAGGAGCTATCGTTATCAACGATAAACCAGCTCTTGAGTACCTGAGCGGCAACAAAGCAATGATGGCAGAAGTAACCGATCCACTCGCGGTCGCCGGTAAACAACAGGACTTCGACGTGACCATCAAAGTAAGCGGCGGCGGCCTCAGCGGCCAAGTTGACGCGATCAAAGTTGCCATCGCAAAAGCGATCACTGTCGGTGCACCCGATCTCCGTAGTGTTCTCAAAAAAGCCGGCTTCATGAAGCGCGATCCTCGCGAAAAGGAACGCAAGAAATACGGCCTTCGCAGTGCCCGCAAACGCGAGCAATACTCAAAACGCTAA
- a CDS encoding RluA family pseudouridine synthase, whose translation MKVTSSDLLAILRRFNIAGETNVPREIDQLRSNHPRPINQLVSFRFAKTRYYVLFDDTAEDNEQYVVDQIKIVDSNIQGQLLENAVSELTTFGLPFKGKDVYLFRQESDKKRLDIILAERFPDTSRSTWQKHIKAGAVTVNSIPAKNVRQEVSEADYIAVSLPEASDFSARELPIMYIDDGIIVVNKPSGVLTHAKGALSDEFTVADFFRRYSSVGLETNRPGIVHRLDRDTSGIIVGARTLESFQRLKRQFSDRKANKHYLAIVDGVPKHPKATIDLPIGRNPSSPSTFRVDPNGKPARTDYEVIATKAGKSLVLLHPSTGRTHQLRVHMAHLGTPIHGDRIYGKSNTRLFLHAYQLEITPRASTRQTFTAPIPDEFIQLFPEIPHELSSRL comes from the coding sequence ATGAAGGTAACTTCATCAGACCTCTTAGCAATTTTGCGTCGGTTTAATATTGCAGGTGAGACGAACGTACCACGAGAAATCGATCAACTTCGGTCAAACCATCCTCGTCCGATAAACCAGCTTGTTTCGTTTCGTTTCGCAAAAACTCGCTACTATGTGTTGTTTGATGACACGGCCGAGGATAACGAGCAATACGTCGTAGATCAGATCAAAATCGTGGATAGCAACATTCAGGGTCAGCTACTTGAAAATGCCGTGAGCGAGCTGACAACGTTTGGGTTGCCATTTAAGGGCAAAGACGTCTATTTGTTTCGTCAAGAAAGCGATAAGAAACGTCTCGACATCATCCTCGCTGAACGCTTCCCAGACACGAGTCGAAGTACCTGGCAGAAACATATCAAGGCCGGTGCAGTCACTGTCAACTCAATACCAGCAAAAAATGTGCGTCAAGAGGTGAGTGAAGCAGATTACATCGCCGTGTCTCTTCCTGAAGCGAGCGACTTCAGTGCTCGAGAACTTCCTATCATGTATATCGACGATGGTATCATTGTCGTCAACAAGCCTTCAGGCGTGCTCACCCACGCCAAGGGTGCACTGTCTGACGAGTTTACTGTTGCTGACTTTTTCCGTCGATATAGCTCAGTTGGACTCGAGACAAATCGACCCGGTATCGTCCATCGGCTCGACAGAGACACAAGTGGCATTATTGTTGGCGCAAGGACACTAGAGTCGTTTCAGCGTCTCAAGCGTCAGTTTTCTGACAGAAAAGCAAACAAGCACTACTTGGCTATTGTGGACGGAGTACCGAAGCATCCCAAGGCTACTATTGATCTTCCGATCGGCCGTAATCCTTCGAGCCCCAGCACCTTTCGGGTTGATCCCAATGGCAAACCTGCACGTACTGACTATGAGGTTATCGCAACGAAAGCAGGAAAGTCTCTAGTACTACTCCATCCGAGCACGGGACGTACCCACCAGTTGCGCGTCCATATGGCTCATCTAGGAACACCCATCCATGGCGATAGGATATATGGCAAATCAAACACCCGCCTCTTTTTGCACGCGTATCAGCTAGAGATTACGCCAAGGGCGAGTACCCGGCAAACATTCACCGCACCAATTCCTGACGAGTTTATACAACTATTTCCAGAGATACCTCATGAGCTCTCATCACGTCTATAA
- a CDS encoding glycoside hydrolase family 57 protein: MSQRAIVLYMHVHQPFRIRPYSIFDAGTDHNYFDAPDGSRTSNRDILLKVAEKSYIPTNEYLMRMIETYPEFRLSISITGTIIEQFERYAPEVLESFQRLVATGRVEIVAETYYHSLAFFYDRDEFQRQVDMHRQKIEEVFGVTPTAFRNTELAYNNDLAAWADNAGYKVILSEGWDPVLGWRSPNFVYRPTGTQTIRLLTKNYKLSDDIAFRFSNREWNEFPLTVDKYMDWVNVSWREPLINLFMDYETFGEHQWADSGIFEFMEELPKQWLAKHDHTFMTVSEAAEAFEAVDVVDCPETITWADTERDLTAWLGNQMQQEAMKFVYELGPKVLASDNLELIGDWRKLQTSDNPYYMCTKYFKDGDVHAYFSPYESPYDAFMYYMNALHDVQARLSQTAEELKVEETDGETNCTE; encoded by the coding sequence ATGAGTCAACGAGCGATTGTGCTCTACATGCACGTACATCAACCGTTTCGTATTCGTCCCTATAGTATCTTTGACGCAGGTACTGATCATAATTATTTTGATGCTCCCGACGGGTCGCGAACCAGCAACCGCGATATCTTGCTGAAAGTTGCTGAGAAATCGTATATCCCGACGAACGAATACCTTATGCGGATGATCGAAACATATCCGGAGTTTCGTTTATCTATCTCTATTACCGGTACTATCATCGAACAGTTTGAACGGTATGCTCCTGAGGTTTTGGAAAGTTTCCAGCGTCTGGTTGCAACAGGCCGTGTCGAAATTGTTGCCGAAACCTATTATCATAGTCTGGCTTTTTTCTACGACCGTGATGAGTTTCAGCGTCAAGTTGACATGCATCGACAGAAAATTGAGGAAGTGTTTGGAGTGACACCAACTGCGTTCCGAAATACAGAGCTTGCCTACAATAATGATCTTGCAGCATGGGCAGACAATGCTGGATACAAAGTAATTTTGAGCGAAGGATGGGATCCGGTGTTGGGTTGGCGTAGTCCAAACTTTGTTTATCGCCCGACCGGCACCCAGACTATTAGACTGCTGACAAAGAATTACAAGCTAAGTGATGATATCGCCTTTCGATTTAGTAACCGCGAGTGGAATGAGTTTCCGCTGACAGTCGATAAGTATATGGACTGGGTAAACGTGTCGTGGCGAGAGCCGCTCATCAATCTATTTATGGATTATGAGACATTTGGTGAGCATCAGTGGGCGGATAGTGGCATTTTTGAGTTTATGGAGGAGTTGCCAAAACAATGGTTAGCAAAACACGATCATACATTTATGACAGTAAGCGAAGCTGCTGAGGCGTTTGAGGCAGTGGATGTTGTCGATTGCCCCGAAACCATAACATGGGCAGATACAGAGCGTGATCTGACGGCGTGGCTTGGCAATCAAATGCAGCAAGAAGCGATGAAATTTGTCTATGAACTTGGTCCAAAGGTGCTTGCTAGCGACAACCTCGAACTCATCGGCGATTGGCGTAAATTGCAGACGAGTGACAACCCGTATTATATGTGTACAAAATATTTCAAAGATGGCGATGTGCACGCCTACTTCAGTCCGTATGAATCACCCTATGATGCCTTCATGTATTATATGAATGCCCTTCATGATGTGCAGGCACGGCTGAGTCAGACCGCAGAAGAGCTAAAGGTGGAAGAGACGGATGGCGAGACCAATTGTACTGAGTAA
- a CDS encoding YajQ family cyclic di-GMP-binding protein: MANYSFDIESTYDKAEMNNVEQLVMREISSRYDFKGTPAAVEWLTDKKGFKVIGSNEWQLETIIDMIGKQLAKRVMTSKVLDLSGKVTEANLRAWKDVLFRDGLSQDDAKKITKLLKDSHPKVRTQIQGPAVRCTSASKDELQAVMSTLRAADFDFPLVFTNYR; encoded by the coding sequence ATGGCGAACTATAGTTTTGATATCGAATCCACGTACGATAAAGCCGAGATGAACAATGTCGAGCAACTTGTCATGAGAGAGATTTCTAGTCGATATGATTTTAAGGGTACACCAGCTGCCGTGGAGTGGCTGACTGACAAAAAGGGCTTCAAGGTCATAGGAAGCAACGAGTGGCAGCTCGAGACGATCATTGATATGATCGGTAAACAGCTTGCCAAGCGCGTAATGACCAGCAAAGTCCTCGACCTCAGCGGCAAGGTAACTGAAGCAAACTTACGAGCTTGGAAAGATGTACTGTTTCGCGATGGGCTGAGCCAAGATGATGCCAAAAAGATCACAAAATTGCTCAAAGACTCTCACCCAAAAGTTAGGACGCAGATACAGGGGCCGGCGGTACGCTGTACGAGTGCAAGCAAAGATGAATTGCAAGCTGTCATGTCAACACTCCGCGCAGCCGACTTTGATTTTCCCTTAGTATTTACAAATTACCGGTGA
- the rplQ gene encoding 50S ribosomal protein L17, producing the protein MHRHGYKGRKLARETDQRRALIRGLATSLVMEEKIETTLPKAKELVRYIEKLITKAKRGDLANRRQVIAGLSTQAAASKLVDQIAPQLSGRTSGHVRVSRTRIRVGDGTQMASIEFVDTLKAMPKPEKEAK; encoded by the coding sequence ATGCATCGACACGGATACAAAGGACGCAAGTTGGCCAGAGAAACTGACCAGCGTCGTGCGCTTATCCGCGGCCTCGCCACAAGTTTGGTGATGGAGGAAAAGATCGAAACGACCCTCCCCAAGGCCAAGGAACTCGTACGCTATATCGAAAAACTCATCACCAAAGCAAAGCGTGGTGATCTGGCGAATCGACGTCAAGTTATTGCTGGTCTCAGCACACAAGCTGCTGCTAGCAAATTGGTAGACCAAATTGCACCACAGTTAAGCGGTCGCACAAGTGGTCACGTCCGCGTCTCCCGCACGCGCATTCGCGTCGGCGACGGCACACAAATGGCCTCAATCGAGTTTGTTGACACGCTCAAAGCCATGCCAAAACCTGAAAAGGAGGCAAAATAA
- a CDS encoding M14 family metallopeptidase, with the protein MKLLIIAATHGNELLGIKLYQFLLAQHSALLESIDFVIGNPRAYAAHKRYIQSDLNRSYQSNGARYEEQRAREILRYIDTTKPDIILDMHTTTCKQPNCLIVGNLEDTALRRFLRASHIKTVLEVKSLNDIASAVTNVVGYEVPNDHITLELLNHITNDLRRFVRGTRGAVTKDVYHMVDKIYKKDVTTREADGFVNFKMNKKLGFVPIMTGENSYKKQTNYLGFKASAPEKITIDK; encoded by the coding sequence ATGAAGTTACTGATAATTGCAGCCACACACGGTAACGAGTTACTTGGTATCAAACTATATCAATTCTTGCTTGCGCAACATTCAGCGCTCCTTGAATCAATCGACTTTGTGATCGGTAACCCGCGCGCCTATGCCGCACACAAGCGCTATATTCAGTCCGACCTCAACCGAAGCTATCAAAGTAACGGCGCGCGCTACGAGGAGCAGCGCGCGAGAGAGATACTACGCTATATCGATACCACTAAGCCTGATATCATTCTCGATATGCATACAACGACATGCAAGCAGCCGAACTGTCTTATTGTCGGTAATCTTGAGGACACTGCGCTTCGACGCTTCCTCAGAGCCAGCCACATCAAGACGGTCCTCGAAGTAAAGTCCCTTAACGATATTGCCTCCGCAGTAACCAATGTCGTCGGCTACGAGGTGCCAAACGATCATATTACGCTCGAACTCCTAAACCATATCACTAATGATTTGCGTCGTTTTGTCCGAGGCACTCGAGGTGCTGTCACAAAGGATGTCTACCATATGGTCGACAAGATCTACAAAAAGGACGTCACGACTAGAGAAGCCGATGGGTTCGTTAACTTCAAGATGAACAAAAAGCTCGGATTTGTCCCCATCATGACTGGCGAGAATTCTTATAAAAAACAGACCAACTATCTGGGTTTTAAGGCCTCTGCGCCAGAGAAAATAACAATCGATAAGTGA